One genomic window of Cellulophaga sp. Hel_I_12 includes the following:
- the clpB gene encoding ATP-dependent chaperone ClpB — translation MNINNFTIKSQEAVQLAQQIAQEIGHQQIENEHLFKAITQVDENVTPFILKKLNVNTTLLTEIVSKELASFSKVTGGELSFSREAGKTLNEASIIAKKMEDEYVSIEHLLLAIFNSKSKISQILKDQGVTEKDFKLAIEELRKGGKVTSQSAEDTYNSLNKYAKNLNEMADQGKLDPVIGRDEEIRRVLQILTRRTKNNPMLVGEPGVGKTAIAEGLAHRIVQGDVPENLKDKIIYSLDMGALIAGAKYKGEFEERLKAVIKEVTTSDGNIVLFIDEIHTLVGAGGGQGAMDAANILKPALARGELRAIGATTLDEYQKYFEKDKALERRFQKIIVDEPDTESAISILRGIKDKYEAHHKVRIKDEAVISAVELSQRYITNRFLPDKAIDLIDEAAAKLRMEINSKPEALDVLDRKVMQLEIEVEAIKRENDHTKLKSLNLDLANLKEERNEIFAKWESEKTVVDDIQKTKQDIEDYKLEAERAERNGDYGKVAELRYGKIKDAQEKLEKLQITLDVQQEGDTMIKEEVTSEDIAQVVAKWTGIPVTKMLQSEREKLLQLEDVLHKRVVGQEEAIQAVSDAIRRSRAGLQDTKRPIGSFLFLGTTGVGKTELAKTLASYLFDDENAMTRIDMSEYQERHSVSRLVGAPPGYVGYDEGGQLTEAVRRRPYSVVLLDEIEKAHPDTFNVLLQVLDEGRLTDNKGRVADFKNTIIIMTSNMGSHIIQEKFESNDDIYSATEAARVEVLGLLRKTIRPEFLNRIDDIIMFTPLNKKDIRKIVGLQLEQLKIMLAQQNITIDATDDAITYLAEKGYDPQYGARPIKRVIQKEVLNMLSKELLSGKISADSIVLIDSFNDELVFRNQTEIA, via the coding sequence ATGAACATCAATAATTTCACTATAAAATCGCAAGAGGCTGTTCAGCTTGCGCAGCAGATTGCCCAAGAAATCGGACATCAGCAAATTGAAAATGAACACTTATTTAAGGCCATTACTCAGGTTGATGAAAATGTTACGCCTTTTATCCTTAAAAAACTAAATGTAAATACCACATTACTTACTGAAATAGTTAGTAAAGAATTAGCAAGTTTCTCGAAAGTTACAGGTGGTGAATTAAGTTTTTCAAGAGAAGCTGGCAAAACATTGAATGAGGCGAGTATTATCGCCAAAAAAATGGAAGATGAATATGTTTCCATCGAACATCTTTTATTGGCTATATTTAATTCTAAAAGTAAAATTTCTCAAATTTTAAAAGATCAAGGGGTTACAGAGAAAGATTTTAAGCTGGCCATTGAAGAGCTGCGTAAAGGCGGTAAAGTAACCTCTCAAAGTGCAGAGGATACCTACAATTCATTAAACAAATACGCCAAAAATTTAAACGAAATGGCTGATCAGGGCAAACTAGACCCTGTTATCGGTCGTGATGAAGAAATTCGACGTGTTTTACAAATCTTAACCCGAAGAACTAAAAATAACCCTATGTTGGTAGGTGAGCCAGGAGTTGGTAAAACGGCAATCGCTGAGGGTTTGGCGCACAGAATTGTGCAAGGTGATGTACCTGAAAACCTAAAAGATAAAATAATTTATTCTTTAGATATGGGTGCCCTAATTGCAGGTGCTAAATACAAGGGAGAATTCGAAGAAAGGCTTAAAGCAGTTATCAAAGAAGTGACCACTTCGGACGGAAACATTGTACTTTTTATAGACGAAATTCATACTTTGGTTGGTGCCGGAGGCGGCCAAGGGGCTATGGATGCAGCTAATATTTTAAAACCTGCTTTAGCACGCGGGGAACTGCGGGCTATTGGTGCAACCACGCTCGATGAATATCAAAAATATTTTGAAAAAGACAAAGCCTTAGAGCGTAGGTTTCAGAAAATTATTGTCGATGAACCTGATACCGAAAGTGCTATATCTATCTTAAGAGGAATTAAAGACAAATACGAAGCACATCATAAAGTACGCATAAAAGATGAGGCTGTAATTTCGGCTGTAGAATTATCACAGCGTTATATTACGAATCGATTTTTACCCGATAAGGCTATTGACTTAATCGATGAAGCAGCAGCAAAACTTAGAATGGAGATTAATTCTAAACCTGAAGCACTTGATGTCTTAGACCGTAAAGTAATGCAGCTAGAAATTGAGGTTGAAGCTATTAAACGTGAAAATGACCATACAAAACTAAAATCGCTAAATCTAGACCTCGCCAATTTAAAAGAAGAGCGAAATGAGATTTTTGCCAAGTGGGAAAGTGAAAAAACGGTGGTCGACGATATTCAAAAAACAAAGCAAGATATCGAAGACTATAAATTAGAAGCTGAACGTGCCGAACGAAATGGCGATTATGGCAAGGTTGCTGAATTACGCTATGGCAAAATTAAAGACGCACAAGAGAAACTAGAAAAGTTGCAAATTACTCTAGACGTACAGCAGGAAGGCGACACGATGATAAAAGAAGAGGTGACTAGTGAAGACATTGCACAAGTAGTCGCTAAATGGACAGGAATTCCGGTGACTAAAATGTTGCAAAGTGAACGTGAAAAGTTATTACAACTCGAAGATGTATTGCACAAGCGTGTCGTAGGTCAAGAAGAAGCTATTCAGGCAGTTTCTGACGCTATTCGAAGAAGTAGAGCTGGCTTACAAGACACAAAACGCCCTATTGGATCCTTTTTATTTTTAGGAACTACAGGCGTCGGTAAAACAGAGCTGGCGAAAACATTAGCAAGTTATTTGTTTGACGACGAAAATGCCATGACCCGAATTGACATGAGTGAATACCAAGAACGCCACTCCGTGAGTAGATTGGTAGGAGCACCTCCAGGATATGTGGGCTATGATGAGGGAGGGCAACTTACCGAAGCCGTTCGAAGAAGACCTTATTCCGTAGTGCTTTTAGACGAAATTGAAAAAGCACATCCTGATACTTTTAATGTTTTATTACAAGTATTAGATGAAGGTAGATTAACGGATAACAAAGGAAGGGTAGCCGATTTCAAAAACACCATTATCATAATGACGAGTAATATGGGAAGCCATATTATTCAAGAGAAGTTCGAATCGAATGATGACATCTATAGCGCTACAGAAGCAGCTCGTGTTGAAGTCTTAGGTTTGTTACGCAAAACCATACGTCCTGAATTCTTAAATAGAATCGATGATATCATCATGTTTACACCTTTGAATAAAAAAGACATTAGAAAAATTGTAGGTTTACAACTAGAGCAATTAAAAATAATGTTAGCCCAACAAAATATTACTATTGATGCAACCGATGACGCCATCACTTATTTAGCAGAAAAAGGATACGATCCTCAATACGGAGCTAGACCCATAAAAAGAGTTATTCAGAAAGAAGTGCTAAACATGCTTTCTAAGGAACTTTTAAGCGGTAAAATATCGGCAGACAGTATTGTTTTAATAGATTCATTTAATGATGAATTGGTATTCAGAAATCAGACTGAAATAGCATAA
- a CDS encoding TetR/AcrR family transcriptional regulator, which yields MTTKAEKTTAFIIRTVAPIFNKLGYVGTSMSDLTEATGLTKGALYGNFENKEALALAAFEFNSKRLLAALEERLAIQGSSLEKLFNLTNFYRHYNEFTEAMGGCPVLNVGVDAKNNNAILLSAAKETIKIIEGKIALVLENGVNNNEIKLPVAPLQFAKQMYTMIQGAVSMATITDDHKYLLNTITYLEHLIKYEIKK from the coding sequence ATGACAACAAAGGCTGAAAAAACTACCGCATTTATCATTCGTACTGTAGCACCCATATTTAATAAATTAGGATATGTTGGTACAAGCATGAGCGATTTAACTGAAGCTACTGGATTAACCAAGGGTGCATTATACGGTAACTTTGAAAATAAAGAAGCTTTAGCCTTAGCAGCGTTTGAGTTTAATAGCAAAAGACTCTTAGCGGCCTTAGAAGAAAGACTAGCTATTCAAGGTAGTTCGCTAGAAAAGTTGTTTAATTTGACTAATTTTTATAGGCATTATAATGAATTTACAGAAGCTATGGGAGGGTGTCCTGTCCTAAATGTTGGTGTAGATGCAAAAAATAATAATGCCATATTACTATCCGCAGCAAAAGAAACTATTAAAATTATTGAAGGTAAAATTGCTTTAGTCCTTGAAAACGGCGTTAACAACAATGAAATTAAATTACCTGTTGCCCCTTTACAATTTGCCAAACAGATGTACACCATGATTCAGGGTGCGGTAAGTATGGCAACCATCACGGATGATCACAAATACCTTTTAAACACCATTACCTACTTAGAACATTTAATTAAATACGAAATTAAAAAGTAA
- a CDS encoding transketolase, translating to MNKKIDQLAADNIRALAISMVEKANSGHPGGPMGGADYMHILYSEFFKYDPSDMRWPFRDRFFMDAGHLSPLMYAQYNLLGNYSKSDLQNFRQWGSVTPGHPEVDVNRGVENTSGPLGQGHTMGVGAAIAAKFLQARFGNWMNHKVYGFISDGGVQEEISQGAGRIAGHLGLSNFIMFFDSNDVQLSTKTDEVTSEDTAMKYKAWGWKVVTIDGHNHEEIRKALKEANAETDKPTLIIGKTIMGKGCVTATGEMYEGHTELHGKPIGDTGADFVKTLENLGANPKDEFAIYEDVAKVYKDIIKKKIQDAQEKKQEIAAWRKENEALATKLDNFLAGKLPELDFESIDYKAGLATRAASANVLGYLAGKVENMIVSSADLSNSDKTDGFLNKTHSLQKGDFTGSFLQSGVAELTMAAIANGIALHGGVIPVVATFFVFSDYMKPAIRLSAIQELPVKFVWTHDAFRVGEDGPTHQPVEQEAQIRLLEKLKNHSGNSSFVALRPADSAETVVGWKMLLENNTVPSGLILSRQGIKDIPATGTSRYQDALAAEKGGYLVQKTANADITLLANGSEVATLIEASKLLLDKKGLKVNIASVMSEGLFRNQSKAYQDSVILKDKPVFGLTAGLPINLEALAGPNGKVFGLEHFGYSAPATVLDDKFGFTGEKVYDQIVDFLGK from the coding sequence ATGAATAAAAAGATAGATCAGTTAGCCGCAGACAATATAAGAGCATTAGCCATATCGATGGTTGAAAAAGCAAATTCAGGACATCCAGGTGGACCAATGGGAGGAGCAGACTATATGCATATTTTATATTCAGAGTTTTTTAAGTACGACCCTTCGGATATGAGATGGCCTTTTCGGGATCGTTTTTTTATGGATGCAGGGCATTTATCGCCGTTAATGTATGCGCAATATAATTTATTAGGAAATTATTCAAAAAGTGACCTTCAAAACTTTAGACAATGGGGATCTGTAACACCAGGCCACCCAGAAGTTGATGTAAATAGAGGTGTGGAAAATACCTCAGGGCCTTTAGGTCAAGGGCATACTATGGGTGTTGGTGCTGCTATTGCTGCCAAATTTTTACAAGCTCGATTTGGAAATTGGATGAACCATAAAGTGTATGGTTTTATTTCTGATGGTGGTGTGCAAGAAGAAATATCACAAGGGGCAGGTAGAATTGCTGGTCATTTAGGATTAAGCAACTTTATTATGTTTTTTGATTCTAACGACGTACAATTGTCAACAAAAACAGACGAAGTTACTTCGGAAGATACGGCCATGAAGTATAAGGCTTGGGGATGGAAAGTAGTGACCATTGATGGGCATAATCACGAAGAAATTAGAAAAGCGCTAAAAGAGGCTAATGCCGAAACTGACAAACCAACTTTAATTATTGGCAAAACCATTATGGGTAAAGGTTGTGTTACCGCTACGGGTGAAATGTATGAAGGGCATACGGAATTACACGGTAAACCAATTGGGGATACAGGAGCCGATTTCGTTAAAACATTAGAGAATTTAGGGGCTAATCCTAAAGATGAATTTGCAATTTATGAGGATGTTGCTAAGGTATATAAAGATATCATCAAGAAAAAAATACAAGATGCTCAAGAAAAAAAGCAAGAGATAGCAGCATGGCGAAAAGAAAATGAGGCCTTAGCTACCAAACTTGATAATTTTTTAGCCGGCAAACTACCAGAATTAGATTTTGAAAGTATAGATTATAAGGCAGGACTAGCCACAAGGGCAGCCTCTGCTAATGTATTGGGCTACCTTGCAGGAAAGGTAGAAAACATGATTGTTTCTTCAGCGGATTTATCCAATAGCGATAAAACAGATGGGTTTCTAAATAAAACACATTCTTTACAAAAGGGAGATTTTACAGGATCGTTTTTACAATCAGGGGTAGCAGAACTTACCATGGCAGCCATCGCTAACGGAATTGCGTTACACGGCGGAGTTATTCCGGTTGTAGCCACCTTTTTTGTGTTTTCAGATTACATGAAACCAGCGATACGTTTAAGTGCCATACAAGAATTGCCTGTTAAGTTTGTTTGGACCCATGATGCCTTTAGAGTAGGGGAAGATGGTCCCACTCACCAACCCGTAGAGCAAGAAGCACAAATCCGCTTGCTAGAAAAGCTAAAAAATCACAGTGGTAATTCTAGTTTTGTAGCCCTACGCCCTGCAGATTCTGCTGAAACCGTAGTAGGTTGGAAAATGCTTTTAGAAAATAATACAGTCCCTTCGGGTTTAATCCTTTCTAGACAAGGCATTAAAGATATCCCAGCAACGGGAACTTCAAGATATCAAGATGCCCTAGCCGCTGAAAAAGGAGGTTATTTAGTTCAAAAAACAGCTAATGCTGACATTACCTTATTAGCTAACGGATCAGAAGTAGCAACCTTAATAGAAGCTTCTAAATTATTGTTAGATAAAAAAGGATTAAAAGTGAATATCGCTTCTGTGATGTCGGAAGGTTTATTTAGAAATCAGTCCAAAGCATATCAAGATAGTGTTATCTTAAAAGATAAGCCCGTTTTTGGACTTACGGCAGGTTTGCCCATAAACTTAGAAGCTTTAGCTGGGCCAAATGGAAAAGTATTTGGTTTGGAGCACTTTGGTTATTCTGCACCAGCAACTGTTTTAGACGATAAATTCGGTTTTACAGGTGAAAAAGTATACGATCAAATTGTTGATTTTTTAGGAAAGTAA
- a CDS encoding histidine phosphatase family protein, giving the protein MKKIQLFIVTILTLFLGSCKEDNASVAEAENIDPVISTFYFIRHAEKDRSNPENLDPELNQEGLGRAIRWERIFSEIPLTTIYSTDYERTKMTAAPTAISKDLIVNTYNPNAIDIQEFKDANLGANVLVVGHSNTTPAFVNKMIDENKYADMDDYDNSSLFIVRIIDGKATDIRLKMD; this is encoded by the coding sequence ATGAAAAAAATTCAACTTTTTATTGTAACGATACTAACACTTTTTTTAGGCAGTTGTAAGGAAGATAATGCATCAGTTGCTGAAGCTGAAAATATAGATCCTGTTATTTCTACTTTTTATTTTATCCGGCATGCTGAAAAAGACCGAAGTAATCCCGAAAATTTAGATCCTGAATTAAATCAAGAAGGACTTGGTAGAGCTATTCGATGGGAACGAATCTTTAGTGAAATTCCCCTAACAACTATTTATAGTACGGATTACGAACGAACTAAAATGACTGCCGCACCTACGGCGATCAGCAAAGATTTAATAGTAAATACCTACAATCCTAATGCCATAGATATTCAAGAATTTAAAGACGCTAATCTCGGTGCGAATGTTTTAGTTGTGGGCCACAGCAATACCACTCCTGCCTTTGTGAATAAAATGATAGATGAAAATAAATATGCTGATATGGATGATTACGACAATAGCAGTCTTTTTATTGTACGTATTATTGATGGGAAAGCTACCGATATACGTTTAAAAATGGATTAA
- a CDS encoding DUF6503 family protein, translating to MRFIALVSFLLFMTACKNTTKKEWSAQEIINKSIEVAGGDLYKHSSIRFDFRDKTYISEENGAVLKRIFKSDSLSYMDIKRTNSFQRYVDNLEIEISDSLATVYGNSVNSVHYFAQLPYRLNDAAVNKQLLKATSLKGKDYYVVQIGFDKENGGDDFDDTYVYWINTETFKPDYLAYEFHTDGGGVRFREAYNERYVNGIRFVDYKNYKPEQETITVLQTAEAFEKNQLVFLSDIQLENIAVILDH from the coding sequence ATGAGGTTCATCGCTTTAGTATCTTTTCTGCTTTTTATGACTGCTTGTAAAAACACGACTAAAAAAGAATGGTCTGCGCAGGAGATCATCAATAAATCAATCGAAGTAGCTGGTGGCGACCTGTATAAGCATAGCAGTATACGTTTTGATTTTAGAGATAAAACGTACATATCAGAAGAAAACGGTGCCGTTCTAAAGCGAATTTTCAAGAGTGACTCTTTGAGCTATATGGATATTAAAAGAACCAATAGTTTTCAGCGCTATGTTGATAATTTGGAAATAGAAATATCGGACTCCCTGGCAACTGTCTACGGTAATTCTGTTAATTCGGTACACTATTTTGCACAATTACCCTATCGATTAAATGATGCAGCAGTAAACAAACAACTTTTGAAAGCTACAAGCCTAAAAGGTAAAGACTACTATGTGGTTCAAATTGGTTTTGATAAGGAAAACGGCGGTGATGATTTTGATGATACCTATGTGTATTGGATAAATACAGAAACCTTTAAGCCAGATTATTTAGCTTATGAATTTCACACAGATGGTGGAGGTGTTCGCTTCAGAGAAGCCTACAATGAGCGGTATGTTAATGGGATTAGGTTTGTAGATTATAAAAATTACAAACCTGAACAAGAGACTATCACTGTTTTACAAACAGCTGAGGCATTTGAAAAGAATCAACTGGTTTTTTTATCAGATATTCAATTAGAAAATATTGCGGTAATCTTGGATCATTAA
- the smpB gene encoding SsrA-binding protein SmpB gives MQKKINIKNKRARFDFEILDTYTAGLVLSGTEIKSIRLSKASISESFCEFNDRGELFIINMQIDEYSHGTHYNHAPKAARKLLLNRGELKKLEKEVKNTGLTIVPLNLFLNERGLAKINVALAKGKKLFDKRETIKDRDNKKSLDRIKKSFNN, from the coding sequence ATACAAAAGAAGATAAATATAAAAAATAAAAGAGCCAGGTTTGACTTCGAAATTCTGGATACCTACACCGCTGGCTTAGTACTATCCGGTACTGAAATTAAATCAATACGCTTGAGCAAAGCCTCTATCTCAGAAAGTTTTTGTGAGTTTAATGATCGTGGTGAATTATTCATCATAAACATGCAGATCGATGAATACTCGCATGGCACCCATTATAACCACGCACCAAAAGCAGCACGTAAACTACTTTTAAATCGTGGAGAACTTAAAAAATTAGAGAAAGAAGTTAAAAACACAGGGCTTACGATTGTTCCACTGAATCTTTTTTTAAACGAAAGGGGTTTAGCCAAAATAAATGTTGCTCTGGCTAAAGGTAAAAAACTCTTTGATAAGCGAGAAACAATCAAAGATCGTGATAACAAAAAAAGTTTAGATCGAATTAAAAAAAGTTTTAATAATTAA
- a CDS encoding bile acid:sodium symporter family protein has product MTIAELISKVFLPLSLAIIMLGMGMTLITADFTRILKYPKAIFLGLTNQLIFLPLIGFMLAIVFDLNPVMAVGLMILATCPGGPTSNLITLICKGNIALSVTLTAFSSMISILTIPFILHFAIAYFGTDTNVFIKLPLADTMVQIMGITVIPISIGMLVRKYKPSFAKQMEKPMRMASALLFIAVFIAVIAANFTIIGRGMKEVGFVTLLLNLLTMSVGFLTAKLFKLNLKNAISITVESGIQNGTLAFVIATSILNNVEMGIPIGAYAIWMFITGGILMWFWGKRKDITT; this is encoded by the coding sequence ATGACCATAGCCGAACTAATCAGCAAGGTATTTTTACCCTTATCTTTAGCGATTATCATGTTAGGTATGGGGATGACCTTAATTACTGCCGATTTTACTCGAATACTGAAATATCCAAAAGCCATTTTTTTAGGCCTTACCAACCAACTTATCTTTTTACCTTTAATAGGTTTTATGCTGGCCATAGTTTTTGACCTAAACCCAGTGATGGCTGTGGGACTAATGATTTTAGCTACATGCCCAGGTGGTCCAACAAGTAATTTAATCACCCTTATTTGCAAAGGAAATATCGCTTTATCTGTTACGCTAACAGCTTTTTCTAGTATGATAAGCATTTTAACTATTCCTTTTATTCTACATTTTGCCATAGCTTATTTTGGCACTGATACCAATGTATTCATAAAATTACCCCTTGCTGATACTATGGTACAAATCATGGGAATAACAGTAATTCCAATTTCAATAGGAATGCTGGTTCGTAAATACAAGCCAAGTTTTGCCAAGCAAATGGAAAAACCTATGCGAATGGCATCGGCACTTTTATTCATTGCAGTCTTTATAGCCGTTATAGCCGCAAATTTCACAATCATTGGCCGGGGAATGAAGGAAGTAGGTTTTGTAACCTTACTCTTAAATTTACTTACGATGAGTGTAGGCTTCCTAACGGCAAAATTATTTAAGTTAAACCTCAAAAATGCTATTTCTATAACTGTAGAAAGTGGCATTCAAAACGGTACCTTAGCCTTTGTGATTGCTACCTCCATTTTAAATAATGTAGAAATGGGTATTCCGATAGGGGCCTATGCCATTTGGATGTTTATAACCGGTGGAATTTTAATGTGGTTTTGGGGTAAAAGAAAAGATATAACAACTTAA
- a CDS encoding L-threonylcarbamoyladenylate synthase gives MTIISKDISKAISLLKNNAIVAIPTETVYGLAGNIYSENAIRKIFEVKKRPHFNPLIVHVDSLKKVEALVSEFPEKAKLLAEAFWPGSLTLILKKNSTVPDVVTAGKDTVAIRIPNHPVTLGLLQQLPFPLAAPSANPFGSISPTSATHVENYFKDAIEMVLDGGTCKNGIESTIIGFENNEPVLYRLGSISIEEITKIIGDIKIKNKQEIAPNAPGMLERHYAPSTKTFLVHDVAQFIKNYPDKHIGVLVFSKAIVAPNIKKLVVLSKKKNLKEAASKLYKSLHDLDNLHLDMIVTETFPDVELGKSINDRLERATKD, from the coding sequence ATGACCATTATCTCGAAAGATATTTCTAAGGCTATAAGCCTATTAAAAAATAATGCTATTGTAGCCATACCTACAGAAACCGTTTACGGCTTAGCTGGAAATATCTATAGTGAAAATGCAATTCGAAAAATATTTGAGGTAAAAAAAAGACCTCATTTTAATCCATTAATCGTTCATGTCGACTCCTTGAAAAAAGTAGAAGCATTGGTCAGTGAATTTCCTGAAAAAGCAAAATTGCTAGCAGAAGCCTTTTGGCCTGGTTCATTAACTTTAATCTTAAAAAAAAATAGCACTGTTCCTGATGTAGTGACCGCAGGAAAAGATACTGTAGCGATTAGAATCCCAAACCATCCTGTAACCTTAGGTTTATTACAGCAACTACCTTTTCCTTTAGCAGCGCCTAGTGCGAACCCATTTGGAAGTATTAGTCCCACTAGCGCCACTCATGTAGAAAATTATTTTAAAGATGCCATTGAAATGGTGCTAGACGGTGGTACTTGTAAAAATGGAATAGAATCGACCATTATCGGCTTTGAAAATAATGAACCTGTACTTTATCGCCTCGGATCTATTTCGATTGAAGAAATAACCAAGATCATTGGGGATATTAAAATAAAAAATAAGCAAGAAATAGCACCCAATGCCCCGGGTATGCTAGAACGCCATTATGCACCATCAACCAAAACATTTTTGGTACACGATGTAGCTCAATTTATCAAAAACTATCCTGATAAACATATAGGTGTACTAGTTTTTTCAAAAGCAATTGTGGCTCCTAACATCAAAAAGTTAGTCGTATTATCCAAGAAGAAAAATTTAAAAGAAGCAGCCTCAAAACTATACAAAAGCCTACATGACTTGGATAATTTACATCTAGATATGATTGTCACTGAGACTTTTCCGGATGTTGAACTAGGAAAATCGATTAACGACCGGCTGGAGCGCGCAACAAAAGATTAA
- a CDS encoding protein-L-isoaspartate(D-aspartate) O-methyltransferase gives MKDTLKHKGMRNKLAEILVEKGIVNSKVLDAIKTIPRHLFLDSSFEDHAYQDKAFPIGAEQTISQPFTVAFQSELLQVKPHDEILEIGTGSGYQTAVLLHLKAKVFTIERQQELFKKTKLFFTKMGYRPKKTIFGDGYIGLESEAPFDGIIVTAGAPYVPNPLLAQLKIGGRLVIPVGIDEQIMTLFIRKSELEFEKKEFGSFRFVPMLEDKN, from the coding sequence TTGAAAGATACGCTCAAACATAAAGGGATGCGCAATAAATTAGCTGAAATTCTAGTTGAAAAGGGTATTGTGAATTCTAAAGTACTAGACGCTATAAAAACAATTCCGCGTCATTTGTTTTTAGACAGTAGTTTTGAGGATCATGCCTATCAAGATAAAGCATTCCCTATTGGTGCTGAGCAAACTATTTCTCAGCCTTTTACGGTAGCCTTTCAATCTGAACTTTTGCAGGTGAAACCGCATGATGAAATTCTTGAAATAGGAACAGGAAGCGGTTACCAAACGGCTGTTCTCTTGCATTTAAAGGCTAAAGTTTTTACCATAGAGCGTCAACAAGAACTGTTTAAAAAAACAAAGTTATTCTTTACTAAAATGGGGTATAGGCCAAAAAAAACCATTTTTGGTGATGGTTATATTGGTTTAGAGTCAGAAGCACCATTCGACGGTATCATTGTAACTGCGGGGGCTCCTTATGTCCCAAATCCCTTACTGGCACAATTAAAAATTGGAGGTAGACTTGTAATTCCAGTGGGTATTGACGAGCAAATAATGACCTTATTTATTCGAAAATCAGAATTAGAATTTGAAAAAAAAGAATTTGGTTCTTTTCGTTTTGTGCCGATGTTAGAGGACAAGAATTAA
- a CDS encoding Gfo/Idh/MocA family protein, translated as MLKVGVLGAGHLGKIHLRLLNQSEKYTLVGFYDPDAINGKKVADEFDYKYFDNINTLIDAVDVVDIVTPTLSHFDCAKKAMEKGRHVFIEKPITNTLEEAEELLFLEKKHAVKGQVGHVERFNPAFSAVKDNIQNPMFIETHRLAEFNPRGTDVPVVLDLMIHDIDAILSVVNSKVKQINASGVSVLSSSPDIANARIEFENGCVANLTASRISLKNMRKSRFFQKDAYISVDFLEKKVEVVKMKDAPEHPGDFDMILQNAEGVRKQIYFENPDVENNNAILDELETFADAINNNTTPVVSLEQGTNALRVALQVIASF; from the coding sequence ATGCTAAAAGTTGGAGTGCTTGGTGCGGGTCATCTTGGGAAAATTCATTTACGTTTACTCAATCAATCTGAAAAATATACTTTGGTAGGTTTTTATGATCCTGATGCCATCAACGGTAAAAAAGTAGCTGACGAATTCGATTACAAGTATTTTGACAATATAAATACGCTTATTGATGCGGTTGATGTGGTCGATATTGTAACTCCAACCCTTTCTCATTTCGATTGCGCCAAAAAAGCGATGGAAAAAGGACGACATGTGTTTATCGAAAAACCAATTACCAATACCCTTGAAGAAGCAGAAGAATTACTTTTTTTAGAGAAGAAACACGCAGTAAAAGGTCAAGTTGGTCATGTAGAACGTTTTAACCCTGCTTTTTCCGCTGTAAAGGATAACATTCAAAACCCTATGTTTATTGAAACTCACCGATTGGCAGAGTTTAATCCTCGTGGAACCGATGTGCCGGTGGTATTAGATTTAATGATTCACGATATAGATGCTATTTTAAGTGTTGTTAACTCGAAAGTAAAGCAAATCAACGCTAGTGGCGTCTCTGTTTTGAGTTCTTCTCCCGACATTGCCAATGCCAGAATAGAGTTCGAAAATGGTTGTGTTGCCAATTTAACAGCCAGTAGAATTTCCTTAAAAAATATGCGTAAATCGCGCTTTTTTCAGAAAGATGCTTATATTTCTGTTGATTTTTTAGAGAAAAAAGTAGAAGTGGTTAAAATGAAAGATGCTCCAGAACATCCTGGAGATTTTGATATGATTCTTCAAAATGCAGAAGGCGTAAGAAAACAGATTTATTTTGAAAATCCTGATGTAGAAAATAACAATGCTATTTTAGATGAATTAGAAACTTTCGCGGACGCCATAAATAACAATACAACTCCAGTAGTTAGTTTGGAACAAGGCACGAATGCGTTGCGGGTAGCCTTACAGGTGATAGCTTCATTCTAG